The Sphingobacteriaceae bacterium genome has a window encoding:
- a CDS encoding twin-arginine translocase TatA/TatE family subunit, whose protein sequence is MGRFGAGEIILLLVLALILFGPRRLPEMGKALGRGIREFRGAMAGVEREVSQADEQSRTEQEA, encoded by the coding sequence ATGGGGCGTTTTGGCGCAGGGGAAATCATCCTGCTCTTGGTGCTGGCCCTCATCTTGTTCGGACCGCGCCGCCTGCCTGAGATGGGCAAGGCGCTGGGCCGCGGGATCCGGGAGTTCAGGGGCGCCATGGCCGGCGTGGAGCGGGAAGTTTCCCAGGCGGACGAGCAAAGCCGCACAGAGCAAGAAGCCTGA
- a CDS encoding cytochrome c biogenesis protein CcdA: MNPELANTVGYGLAFAGGFVSFVSPCVLPLVPTYISFLAGNSVAVAGRGPTPAARQAVLLPGLAFVLGFSLIFIAFGLSASFIGQFLAAMQGPLRKISGVIVILFGLHMTGLLRLPFLDREQRLAAPVQQGGLFNAFLLGVVFSLGWTPCIGPILGTILLVASQTGNAATGAGLLATYSLGMALPFLVLTVLLAGSTRALRGFQRYAGAVRIGTGVLLVAMGVMLYTGFFARLSSLFVWSW; encoded by the coding sequence GTGAATCCGGAATTGGCCAACACGGTGGGCTACGGCCTGGCTTTCGCCGGCGGCTTCGTATCCTTTGTCTCCCCGTGCGTATTGCCCTTGGTGCCCACCTATATCAGCTTCCTGGCCGGCAACAGTGTGGCCGTGGCCGGCCGGGGTCCGACCCCGGCGGCCCGCCAGGCGGTGTTGCTGCCGGGCCTGGCCTTTGTGCTGGGGTTCAGCTTGATTTTCATCGCCTTCGGTCTCAGCGCGTCTTTCATCGGGCAGTTCCTGGCCGCCATGCAGGGGCCGCTGCGGAAGATCAGCGGTGTCATCGTTATCCTGTTCGGCCTCCACATGACGGGCTTGCTGCGCCTGCCCTTCCTGGACCGGGAGCAGCGCCTGGCGGCCCCCGTGCAGCAGGGGGGCCTGTTCAATGCCTTCCTGCTGGGCGTGGTGTTCTCCCTGGGCTGGACCCCGTGCATCGGCCCCATCCTGGGCACCATCCTGCTGGTGGCGAGCCAGACGGGCAACGCCGCCACCGGCGCCGGCCTGCTGGCCACCTATTCCTTGGGCATGGCCTTGCCCTTCCTGGTCTTGACGGTGCTCCTGGCCGGCTCCACCCGGGCCCTGCGGGGATTCCAGCGGTATGCCGGGGCTGTGCGCATAGGTACCGGCGTCTTGCTGGTAGCCATGGGGGTTATGCTTTACACAGGGTTTTTCGCCCGCCTCAGCAGTTTGTTCGTCTGGAGCTGGTAG
- a CDS encoding TlpA disulfide reductase family protein → MGRDLIRIAVAVAVFVAVAGAWYLLGGRGQGAAEGQRAPNFTLEQHHLPPEEGGDAAGAPETVSLASLRGKPVFINFWATWCEPCRWEMPFILEVQNSRPDVHVYAINVGESDEEVAAYLDEVGLEGLNILMDKGFEVYGEYHLTGLPTSLFLDAQGTVCVRVAGPMTLDVMQANLDKSMEPC, encoded by the coding sequence TTGGGTCGTGATTTGATCCGCATCGCCGTGGCCGTGGCGGTGTTCGTGGCCGTGGCCGGAGCCTGGTACCTGCTGGGCGGCCGGGGCCAAGGGGCCGCCGAAGGCCAGCGGGCGCCCAACTTTACCTTGGAGCAGCACCATCTCCCGCCGGAGGAGGGCGGCGACGCCGCCGGAGCCCCGGAGACGGTGTCCTTGGCCTCCCTCAGGGGCAAGCCCGTCTTCATCAATTTCTGGGCCACCTGGTGCGAGCCTTGCCGGTGGGAGATGCCCTTCATCCTGGAAGTGCAGAACAGCCGCCCCGATGTCCACGTGTACGCCATCAACGTGGGTGAAAGCGACGAAGAGGTGGCCGCCTACCTGGACGAGGTGGGCCTGGAAGGTCTCAACATTTTAATGGACAAAGGATTCGAAGTTTACGGGGAGTATCATCTAACAGGTTTGCCCACCAGTTTGTTCTTGGACGCCCAGGGGACCGTCTGCGTCCGGGTGGCGGGTCCCATGACCCTGGACGTGATGCAGGCGAACCTGGACAAATCGATGGAACCATGCTGA
- a CDS encoding cytochrome c maturation protein CcmE translates to MGGRRLRLLIAGLVALVAAGWLVASGLGSGTVYYYTVDEIDLTADSTQTIRLAGTVVPGTLVWRPDGPELEFELGPLLSEAETASLLGRTAAAAPAAGGTTSVPVRYERLKPDLLAEGVDVVAEGMLVDGVFHATQLLVKCPSKYEAQLD, encoded by the coding sequence TTGGGCGGTCGTCGACTGCGCCTGTTGATTGCAGGCCTGGTGGCTCTCGTTGCCGCCGGCTGGCTGGTGGCCAGCGGCCTGGGTTCGGGCACCGTTTACTACTACACAGTGGATGAAATCGATCTCACCGCCGACAGCACCCAGACGATCCGTCTGGCCGGCACCGTCGTGCCGGGCACCCTGGTCTGGCGGCCCGACGGACCCGAACTGGAATTCGAACTGGGGCCGCTGCTGTCCGAGGCGGAGACGGCCTCCCTTCTGGGGAGGACGGCAGCCGCCGCCCCGGCCGCCGGCGGGACCACCTCCGTGCCGGTGCGCTATGAGCGCCTGAAGCCCGACCTGCTGGCCGAGGGCGTGGATGTTGTGGCCGAGGGGATGCTGGTGGACGGTGTGTTTCACGCTACCCAGCTGCTGGTGAAGTGCCCGTCCAAGTATGAGGCGCAGTTGGATTGA
- the ccmA gene encoding heme ABC exporter ATP-binding protein CcmA: MKPSHGPREEGLAAAGLGRAYGARTVLSDLAVRLGPGEMLAVTGPNGAGKTTLLRMLAGVSRPTAGEVFLDGVSLSNGPAHIRRRIGYVGHQPMLFADLTGRENLLFFGRLYNVPSERVEELLAAVGMDRRADLPVHSCSRGMQQRLAVARALLHRPPLLICDEPLTGLDGDGQALVLELLDAHLAGGGMAVVAGHDRQLTAKAHQVLRLGMAPGDWTITRQAPAEAQRPEGAAAAPSQREGSEAPLPGFFRHWLTLTGADLVGAFRNLAGVATVPLFAVLVLLVFGLTLRPADRDLDALLPGLLWTALAFAALSGQLRPFIRERALGAVEGLRAAPVDGAAAYMARLAANWLMLLAVAAVMTPLFFSFLGWQGPPVPGLPLAGMVALGTFAVSTVAVAAAALSVQGRGAEGLLSLLALPLLLPVLMSVVMATEGLLQGRPPAEWQAWFRLLMACGIVFSMFPAILHDYLMEV, translated from the coding sequence TTGAAGCCTTCCCACGGGCCGCGGGAGGAAGGCCTGGCCGCCGCCGGCCTGGGGCGGGCCTACGGCGCCCGCACCGTGCTGTCGGATTTGGCCGTGCGCCTCGGGCCCGGTGAGATGCTGGCGGTGACGGGGCCCAACGGCGCCGGCAAGACCACCCTGCTGCGCATGCTGGCCGGCGTGTCCCGGCCCACCGCCGGCGAGGTTTTTTTGGACGGGGTTTCCTTGAGCAACGGCCCGGCCCACATCCGCCGCCGCATCGGCTATGTAGGGCACCAGCCCATGCTCTTTGCCGATCTGACGGGCCGGGAGAACCTGCTCTTTTTCGGGCGTCTGTACAACGTGCCCTCGGAGCGGGTGGAAGAACTGCTGGCGGCCGTAGGCATGGACCGGCGGGCCGACTTGCCGGTCCACAGTTGTTCCCGGGGCATGCAGCAGCGCCTGGCCGTAGCCCGGGCCTTGCTGCACCGCCCTCCTTTGCTGATTTGCGACGAGCCCTTGACGGGCCTGGACGGGGATGGACAGGCCCTGGTGCTGGAGTTGCTGGACGCCCACCTGGCCGGCGGGGGCATGGCCGTGGTGGCGGGCCACGACCGGCAGTTGACGGCCAAGGCCCATCAGGTCCTCCGGCTTGGCATGGCGCCCGGCGATTGGACCATCACCCGGCAGGCGCCGGCGGAGGCGCAGCGCCCGGAAGGGGCGGCAGCCGCCCCTTCGCAGCGGGAAGGCTCCGAGGCCCCCTTGCCCGGCTTCTTCCGCCATTGGCTCACCTTGACGGGAGCCGACTTGGTGGGCGCCTTCCGCAACCTGGCGGGCGTGGCCACGGTGCCTTTGTTCGCCGTGCTGGTCCTGCTGGTGTTCGGCCTGACCTTGCGCCCGGCCGACCGGGATCTGGACGCCCTGCTGCCGGGCCTGCTCTGGACGGCCTTGGCCTTTGCCGCTCTGTCGGGCCAGCTCCGTCCTTTTATAAGAGAGAGAGCGCTGGGTGCCGTGGAAGGCCTGCGGGCGGCTCCCGTGGACGGCGCCGCCGCCTACATGGCCCGCCTGGCGGCCAACTGGCTCATGCTCCTGGCCGTGGCCGCCGTCATGACCCCCCTCTTCTTCTCTTTCCTGGGGTGGCAGGGGCCGCCGGTGCCCGGGCTGCCCCTGGCGGGGATGGTGGCCCTGGGCACCTTCGCCGTGTCCACGGTGGCGGTGGCGGCGGCTGCCCTGTCGGTGCAGGGCCGGGGCGCCGAGGGCCTCCTGTCGTTACTGGCCCTGCCCTTGCTGCTCCCCGTCCTCATGTCGGTGGTCATGGCGACGGAAGGGCTGCTGCAAGGCCGGCCCCCGGCGGAATGGCAGGCGTGGTTTCGCCTCCTTATGGCTTGTGGTATCGTATTTTCAATGTTTCCGGCTATACTCCACGATTACCTGATGGAGGTGTAG
- a CDS encoding cytochrome c biogenesis protein — MRWLKVTAGLAVPGSVALFYAAFIFAPTEAFMGDVQRLFYIHVATAWNAYLCFAVVLFSGLAYLFRRAPRWDWLGASAAEVGVLFTTATLVSGSIWAKAVWGHWWTWEPRLTLTFITWLMYIGYLILRRSIANPEVRSRTAAVYGVLAFVNIPLVHYSVQWWRSIHPFTIGSGRDALHPDMRTALMIATVAATLLAVTLLGLRQKTAVIEGRLDAGGLAGNGLRG; from the coding sequence TTGCGCTGGCTGAAGGTGACCGCAGGGCTCGCCGTGCCCGGCAGTGTCGCCCTCTTTTACGCAGCCTTCATCTTCGCGCCCACGGAAGCATTCATGGGTGACGTGCAGCGCCTCTTCTACATCCACGTCGCCACGGCCTGGAACGCCTACCTGTGCTTTGCCGTGGTGCTCTTCTCCGGGCTGGCCTATCTGTTCCGGCGGGCTCCCCGCTGGGACTGGCTGGGGGCGTCGGCTGCCGAGGTGGGTGTCCTGTTCACCACCGCCACCCTGGTCAGCGGCTCCATCTGGGCCAAGGCCGTCTGGGGCCACTGGTGGACGTGGGAGCCGCGCCTCACCCTCACCTTCATCACCTGGCTCATGTACATCGGCTACTTGATCCTCCGCCGGTCCATCGCCAACCCCGAGGTCCGGAGCCGGACCGCCGCCGTCTACGGTGTGCTGGCCTTCGTCAACATTCCCCTGGTCCATTACTCCGTCCAGTGGTGGCGCTCCATCCACCCCTTCACCATCGGCTCCGGGCGGGACGCCCTGCACCCCGACATGCGGACGGCTCTGATGATCGCCACCGTAGCCGCCACCTTGCTGGCCGTCACCTTGTTGGGCCTGAGGCAGAAAACCGCTGTCATCGAAGGACGCCTGGATGCCGGGGGATTGGCCGGCAACGGGCTGAGGGGGTAG
- the mdh gene encoding malate dehydrogenase, with translation MKRKKIAIIGAGMTGATLGHWLAAKELGDIVFIDVVPDMPQGKALDLAQAGPIEGFDARIEGSNDYSALAGADIVAITAGSPRKPGMSRADLLSINAKIVGDAARNVAKYAPNAFIIVLTNPLDVMTYVAFKASGFPKNRVMGQSGVLDSTRFRHFIASELNVSVEDVTALVLGGHGDSMVPLVRYTYAGGIPVEKLMPADRLEALVDRTRHGGAEIVNLLKTGSAFYAPSAAVAQMIEAIIKDKKRILPVAAYLEGEYGLSGHYMGVPVVLGGNGVERIIELELTEAEREAFQRSAEEVQETQKEWEQMADQA, from the coding sequence ATGAAGCGCAAGAAGATTGCCATCATCGGCGCCGGCATGACCGGTGCCACCCTCGGCCATTGGCTTGCCGCCAAGGAATTGGGGGACATCGTATTTATCGATGTTGTACCGGACATGCCCCAGGGCAAGGCTCTGGACCTGGCCCAGGCAGGTCCCATCGAAGGTTTTGATGCCCGCATCGAGGGGAGCAACGACTATTCGGCCCTGGCAGGCGCCGACATTGTGGCCATTACGGCCGGCTCGCCCCGCAAGCCCGGGATGTCCCGGGCCGATTTGTTGAGCATCAACGCCAAGATCGTCGGCGATGCGGCCCGGAACGTAGCCAAGTATGCACCCAACGCTTTCATCATCGTTTTGACCAACCCCCTGGACGTAATGACCTACGTGGCCTTCAAGGCCAGCGGGTTCCCCAAGAACCGGGTCATGGGCCAGTCGGGCGTCTTGGATTCCACCCGCTTCCGGCATTTCATCGCCAGCGAGCTGAACGTATCGGTGGAGGACGTAACCGCCCTCGTTCTGGGCGGCCACGGCGACAGCATGGTGCCCCTGGTGCGCTACACCTACGCCGGCGGCATTCCGGTGGAGAAGCTCATGCCCGCCGACCGGCTGGAGGCCCTGGTAGACCGCACCCGCCACGGCGGCGCCGAAATCGTGAACCTGCTCAAGACCGGCAGCGCCTTCTACGCCCCCTCGGCGGCGGTGGCCCAGATGATCGAGGCCATCATCAAGGACAAGAAGCGCATTCTGCCCGTGGCTGCTTACCTTGAAGGAGAGTACGGCCTGTCGGGCCACTACATGGGCGTGCCCGTGGTGCTGGGCGGCAACGGTGTGGAACGGATTATCGAATTGGAACTGACAGAGGCTGAGAGGGAAGCTTTCCAGCGGTCAGCCGAAGAAGTGCAGGAGACCCAGAAGGAATGGGAGCAGATGGCGGACCAGGCCTGA
- a CDS encoding malic enzyme-like NAD(P)-binding protein: MAVVGRDTDHFHRLALDYHRRARGKVKIASKVSLQGRDDLSLAYTPGVAAPCREIAREPELSFEYTARGNMVAVVSDGTAVLGLGDIGPEAAMPVMEGKALLFKIFADVDAVPLCLGIREVGALVDAVAALEPTFGGINLEDISAPRCFEVEARLKRQVKVPVFHDDQHGTAIVSAAALLNAMQVVEKDLESASVVINGAGAAGVATAYLVRDLGVENVILCDSKGAIYEGRPYGMNPYKEKIARVTNPEGRQGTLEEVIRGADVFIGLSVAGAVTADMVRSMAPGAVIMAMANPIPEIYPEEALAAGAKVVCTGRSDYPNQINNVLAFPGVFRGALDVRATDINDEMKLAAAKAIADLAASNGLHPDSIIPEVWDRRVAPMVAVAVAGAAIETGVAQQPVPLQGLYDQTVARVEQVWESLSWQQRGNSE, encoded by the coding sequence ATGGCAGTGGTTGGCCGCGATACAGACCATTTTCACCGTCTGGCCCTGGACTATCATCGACGGGCCCGCGGCAAAGTCAAAATAGCCAGCAAGGTCTCGCTGCAAGGCCGCGATGACCTGAGCCTGGCTTATACTCCGGGTGTGGCCGCCCCTTGCCGGGAAATCGCCAGGGAGCCCGAACTGTCCTTCGAGTACACGGCCAGGGGCAACATGGTGGCGGTGGTTTCCGACGGCACCGCCGTCCTAGGCCTGGGTGACATCGGACCGGAAGCAGCCATGCCCGTCATGGAGGGCAAGGCGCTGCTGTTCAAGATCTTCGCCGATGTGGACGCCGTGCCCCTCTGTCTCGGCATCCGGGAAGTGGGGGCCCTGGTGGATGCCGTGGCGGCTTTGGAGCCCACCTTCGGCGGCATCAACCTGGAAGACATATCGGCGCCCCGCTGCTTCGAAGTGGAAGCCCGGCTGAAGCGGCAGGTGAAGGTGCCGGTTTTCCACGATGACCAGCACGGCACCGCCATCGTCTCGGCGGCGGCGCTGCTCAACGCCATGCAGGTGGTGGAGAAGGATCTGGAATCCGCCAGCGTGGTCATCAACGGCGCCGGGGCCGCCGGCGTGGCCACGGCCTACCTGGTGCGGGATCTGGGCGTGGAAAACGTCATCCTGTGCGACTCCAAGGGGGCCATCTACGAGGGCCGTCCCTACGGCATGAATCCCTATAAGGAAAAAATCGCCCGGGTGACCAACCCCGAAGGCCGGCAAGGCACCTTGGAAGAGGTCATCCGCGGCGCCGACGTGTTCATCGGCCTCAGCGTGGCCGGCGCCGTGACGGCCGACATGGTTCGGAGCATGGCCCCGGGGGCGGTCATCATGGCCATGGCCAACCCCATACCGGAGATTTATCCCGAAGAGGCCCTGGCGGCCGGAGCTAAGGTTGTGTGCACCGGCCGCTCCGACTATCCCAACCAAATCAACAACGTGTTGGCCTTCCCCGGCGTCTTCCGGGGGGCCTTGGACGTGCGGGCCACCGACATCAACGACGAGATGAAGCTGGCCGCAGCCAAGGCCATCGCCGACCTGGCGGCCTCCAACGGTCTCCACCCCGACAGCATCATCCCCGAAGTCTGGGATCGGCGGGTGGCGCCCATGGTGGCGGTGGCCGTGGCGGGGGCCGCCATCGAGACGGGGGTGGCCCAGCAGCCCGTGCCGCTGCAGGGCCTGTACGACCAGACCGTGGCCCGGGTTGAGCAGGTATGGGAATCCCTTAGCTGGCAGCAAAGGGGGAACTCTGAATGA
- the sucC gene encoding ADP-forming succinate--CoA ligase subunit beta, giving the protein MKLFEYMAKGVFTQYGIPVPKGKMVTTPEEAGAAAAEIGPAAIKVQILAGGRGKAGGIRFADDPAGAEAEARQMLGMELHGYTVEKLLVEEKLSIDGELYLAVTVDSSAKKPLIMASASGGVNIEEVPEGQIIKRHVDVPWGMRPYIGRDLARRLGLEGGLARQFADIAVKLYKVFESTDAEMAEINPLVISGDRLIAADGRLNIDDEALFRQPDLPRTSEATPLEAKVREIGLSYVELDGDIAVMANGAGITMATIDVLARYGGKAMNFLDAGGGAAVEPMAQAMGVLVSTNPKAILVNIFGGITRCDDVAKAIIHVKKNQGIPVPLVVRLVGTNEEEGVELLRQEGIQAYRSMDEAAARVVELARGGGN; this is encoded by the coding sequence ATGAAGCTGTTTGAGTATATGGCGAAGGGGGTCTTCACCCAGTACGGCATCCCCGTGCCCAAGGGCAAGATGGTCACCACCCCCGAAGAAGCGGGGGCGGCTGCGGCGGAAATCGGCCCCGCAGCCATCAAGGTGCAGATCTTGGCCGGTGGCCGGGGCAAGGCTGGGGGCATCCGCTTCGCCGACGATCCCGCAGGCGCCGAGGCCGAGGCCCGGCAGATGCTGGGCATGGAGCTCCACGGCTACACCGTGGAAAAGCTTTTGGTGGAAGAAAAGCTGTCCATCGACGGGGAGCTTTACCTGGCCGTCACCGTGGACTCCAGCGCCAAGAAGCCGTTGATCATGGCCAGCGCCAGCGGCGGTGTCAACATCGAGGAAGTGCCCGAAGGCCAGATCATCAAGCGGCATGTGGATGTGCCCTGGGGCATGCGCCCCTACATCGGCCGGGATCTGGCCCGCCGCCTGGGCTTGGAGGGCGGCCTGGCCCGGCAGTTCGCCGACATCGCCGTGAAGTTGTACAAGGTTTTTGAATCCACCGATGCCGAGATGGCCGAGATCAACCCCCTGGTCATCTCGGGCGACCGGCTCATCGCCGCCGACGGGCGGCTCAACATCGACGACGAAGCATTGTTCCGCCAGCCCGACCTGCCCCGCACCAGCGAGGCCACGCCCCTGGAGGCCAAGGTGCGGGAAATCGGCCTGTCCTACGTGGAGTTGGACGGCGACATCGCCGTCATGGCCAACGGCGCCGGCATCACCATGGCCACCATCGACGTCTTGGCCCGCTACGGCGGCAAGGCCATGAACTTCCTGGACGCCGGCGGCGGCGCCGCCGTGGAGCCCATGGCCCAGGCCATGGGCGTCCTGGTTTCCACCAACCCCAAGGCCATCCTGGTCAACATCTTCGGCGGCATCACCCGCTGTGACGACGTGGCCAAGGCCATCATCCATGTGAAGAAGAACCAGGGCATTCCCGTGCCCCTGGTGGTGCGCCTGGTGGGCACCAACGAGGAGGAAGGCGTGGAACTTCTCCGCCAGGAAGGCATCCAGGCCTACCGCTCCATGGATGAAGCCGCAGCCCGTGTGGTGGAACTGGCCCGAGGGGGTGGCAACTGA
- the sucD gene encoding succinate--CoA ligase subunit alpha, whose product MAVLLDEKVRVVVQGITGNQGSFHTGQMLEYGTRIVAGVSPGREGQEVHGVPVYDTVEQAVELHGATASILFVPAPFTADAAFEAIDAGIKLVVAITEHVPLKDALEVTAFARSRGATVIGPNTFGIISPGKSKIGIMPNHIYKPGPVGIVARSGTLSYEIAAGLTDAGYGQTTVVGMGGDRVVGVSFIEMLQAFEKDPDTKAVVLVGEIGGTAEEEAAEYIKDMSKPVVAYLAGKEAPPGKRMGHAGAIIERGRGTYESKVKALSAAGAAVAELPWQVAEHVKEILG is encoded by the coding sequence ATGGCGGTCTTGTTGGATGAAAAGGTTAGGGTTGTAGTCCAGGGCATCACCGGCAACCAGGGCAGCTTCCATACGGGCCAGATGCTGGAGTACGGCACCCGCATCGTGGCGGGCGTGTCCCCCGGCCGGGAAGGCCAGGAAGTCCATGGGGTCCCCGTCTACGACACCGTGGAGCAGGCCGTAGAACTGCACGGGGCCACCGCCTCCATCCTGTTCGTGCCCGCTCCCTTCACCGCTGATGCCGCCTTTGAGGCCATCGACGCGGGCATCAAGCTGGTGGTGGCCATCACTGAGCACGTGCCCCTGAAGGACGCCCTGGAAGTCACCGCCTTCGCCCGCAGCCGCGGGGCGACGGTCATCGGGCCCAACACCTTCGGCATCATCTCGCCGGGCAAGAGCAAGATCGGCATCATGCCCAACCACATCTACAAGCCCGGCCCCGTGGGGATCGTGGCCCGCAGCGGCACCTTGAGCTACGAAATCGCCGCCGGGCTCACCGACGCCGGCTACGGCCAGACTACGGTCGTAGGCATGGGCGGCGACCGGGTTGTAGGGGTATCATTTATTGAGATGCTCCAGGCTTTCGAGAAGGATCCCGACACCAAGGCGGTGGTGCTGGTGGGCGAGATCGGCGGCACCGCCGAGGAAGAAGCCGCGGAGTACATCAAGGATATGTCCAAGCCCGTGGTGGCCTACTTGGCCGGCAAGGAGGCGCCTCCGGGCAAGCGGATGGGCCATGCCGGGGCCATCATCGAACGGGGCCGCGGCACTTACGAGAGCAAGGTCAAGGCCCTGTCGGCGGCGGGCGCCGCTGTGGCGGAGCTGCCCTGGCAGGTGGCCGAGCACGTTAAAGAAATACTGGGGTAA
- a CDS encoding glutamyl-tRNA reductase has protein sequence MTLLVLGLNHRTAPVAVRERFAWTGAQAAEARNALARLDGVRESAWLGTCNRSEIYAVVDPYHVGLESILDFLSRWGDMPLSELRPLLYSYRDHEAARHLFRVACGLDAMVVGEGEILGQVRQAYTQAQTAGTVDKLLHQLFSEALRVGKRARTETAIGQHALSVSGVAVQWAKDLFPDLENRVVMIVGAGETAEGVLRSLQAAGARAVVVANRTAGRALALAEEYGGRAIGLDELPAYIPAADIIISSTSSRGWILTRDMLARALQASGRWGEGPDPAGKGGLYIIDLAVPRDVDPAAAQLPGVRLVDIDQISVAVNGNLRARQLEIPQVEAIIQDEVKHFGHWLSTQEVVPVIRSLRTMAYEIREAELRRIFNKIPDLDERQRQIIETATAAMINKVLSHPTALLREWAGQDEGRWYAKAVSELFNLPAGDQEPPQAPKVG, from the coding sequence ATGACACTGCTGGTCCTGGGGTTGAATCACCGGACGGCCCCTGTGGCAGTGCGGGAACGGTTCGCCTGGACGGGCGCCCAAGCCGCCGAGGCCCGCAACGCTCTGGCCCGCTTGGACGGGGTCAGGGAATCGGCCTGGCTGGGTACCTGCAATCGTTCCGAGATATACGCGGTGGTGGATCCGTACCATGTGGGCTTGGAGTCCATTCTGGACTTCCTGAGCCGGTGGGGGGACATGCCCCTTTCGGAGCTGCGCCCCCTGCTCTACAGTTACCGGGACCATGAAGCTGCCCGGCATTTGTTCCGCGTCGCCTGCGGGCTGGACGCCATGGTGGTGGGCGAAGGGGAGATCCTGGGCCAGGTGCGCCAGGCCTACACCCAGGCCCAAACCGCCGGTACGGTGGACAAGTTGCTCCACCAGCTGTTCAGCGAAGCCCTGCGGGTAGGCAAGCGGGCCAGGACGGAAACGGCCATCGGCCAGCACGCCCTTTCCGTCAGCGGGGTAGCGGTGCAGTGGGCCAAAGACCTGTTCCCCGATTTGGAAAATCGCGTGGTGATGATCGTCGGCGCCGGGGAGACGGCCGAAGGGGTGCTGCGCAGCCTCCAGGCCGCCGGCGCCCGGGCGGTGGTGGTGGCCAACCGCACCGCCGGCCGGGCCCTGGCCCTGGCCGAGGAGTACGGCGGCCGGGCCATCGGCCTGGACGAACTGCCGGCCTACATCCCGGCGGCCGACATCATCATCAGTTCCACCAGTTCCCGGGGCTGGATCCTGACCCGGGACATGCTGGCCAGGGCCCTGCAGGCCAGCGGCCGGTGGGGCGAGGGCCCAGACCCCGCCGGCAAGGGCGGCCTGTACATCATCGACCTGGCCGTGCCCCGGGATGTGGACCCGGCGGCGGCCCAACTCCCCGGCGTGCGGCTGGTGGACATCGACCAGATCTCGGTGGCCGTCAACGGCAACCTGCGGGCCCGGCAGCTGGAAATTCCCCAAGTGGAAGCCATCATCCAGGATGAAGTCAAGCACTTCGGCCACTGGCTCAGCACCCAGGAGGTAGTGCCCGTCATCCGGTCCCTGCGGACCATGGCCTATGAAATCCGGGAGGCGGAACTGCGCCGCATCTTCAACAAGATTCCGGACCTGGACGAGCGCCAGCGGCAAATCATCGAGACGGCCACGGCGGCCATGATCAACAAGGTTCTCAGCCATCCCACGGCCCTGCTGCGGGAGTGGGCCGGCCAGGACGAGGGCCGCTGGTACGCCAAGGCCGTCAGCGAGCTGTTTAACCTGCCGGCGGGCGACCAGGAGCCGCCCCAGGCGCCGAAGGTCGGTTAG
- the hemC gene encoding hydroxymethylbilane synthase, with amino-acid sequence MPDVLRIGTRGSPLARTQAAMVGAAIRERHPHLEVTLVTIETLGDRRRDVPLSALGSPGVFVKEIQRALQQGQIDVAVHSAKDLPSFQPDDLMLAAFPAREDPRDVVVLPQGREGPAAAALAEGASAGAVLELLPPGAVVGTSSVRRRAVLARNFPHLKTEPIRGNLDTRLKKLAAGEYDAIILAASGLKRLGLASLPLAYFDVTEMIPAVAQGALAVEVRRDDEQAAAWVRSINDEATEKAVLAERAFLSVMGGTCAVPLGALAQVEGDQITMTTFAADPKGEPFLTAGGSGPAGEAEKLGRSLGEQLWAAGGREILAAHTSGPGTD; translated from the coding sequence ATGCCCGACGTCCTGCGCATCGGCACCCGGGGCAGCCCCTTGGCCCGCACCCAGGCCGCCATGGTGGGGGCCGCCATCCGGGAGCGGCATCCCCATCTGGAAGTCACTTTGGTAACCATCGAAACCTTGGGCGACCGCCGCCGGGACGTGCCCTTGTCGGCTCTGGGCAGCCCCGGCGTTTTCGTCAAGGAGATCCAGCGGGCCCTGCAGCAGGGTCAAATCGACGTGGCGGTGCACAGCGCCAAGGATTTGCCCTCTTTCCAGCCCGACGACCTGATGCTGGCCGCTTTCCCGGCCCGGGAGGACCCCCGGGACGTGGTGGTGCTGCCCCAAGGCCGGGAGGGCCCGGCTGCCGCCGCCCTGGCGGAAGGGGCCTCGGCGGGGGCGGTGCTGGAACTGCTGCCCCCGGGGGCGGTGGTGGGCACCAGCAGTGTGCGCCGCCGGGCCGTGCTGGCCCGCAACTTTCCCCACCTGAAGACGGAGCCCATCCGGGGCAACTTGGACACCCGCCTGAAGAAGCTGGCAGCGGGGGAGTACGACGCCATCATCCTGGCGGCGTCGGGTTTGAAGCGTCTCGGTTTGGCATCTCTGCCCCTGGCCTACTTTGATGTGACGGAAATGATCCCCGCCGTGGCCCAGGGAGCCCTGGCGGTGGAGGTGCGGCGGGACGACGAGCAGGCCGCCGCCTGGGTCCGCTCCATCAACGACGAGGCCACGGAAAAGGCGGTCCTGGCGGAGCGGGCCTTTCTGTCGGTCATGGGCGGCACCTGCGCCGTGCCCCTGGGCGCCCTGGCCCAGGTAGAAGGCGACCAGATCACCATGACCACCTTCGCCGCCGATCCTAAAGGCGAGCCTTTTCTGACCGCCGGCGGCAGCGGCCCGGCCGGTGAGGCGGAAAAATTGGGCCGCAGTTTGGGAGAACAGCTTTGGGCCGCGGGGGGCCGGGAGATCCTGGCCGCCCACACTTCAGGGCCCGGAACGGACTGA